The following is a genomic window from Longimicrobiaceae bacterium.
CTCTGGGACCGCGGCACCTACGCCCCGGACGACCTGGAGGCGGGTGAGGACCCCGAGCGGGCGATGCGGGCGGGGCTGCGCCGGGGGAAGCTCAGCGTCACCTTTCACGGCGAGCGGCTGCGCGGCTCGTGGGCGCTGGTGCGGACGCGCCGCGGCGACGACGAGGACGGCAAGCCGCAGTGGCTGCTGATCAAGCACGAGGACCCCGCCGCCGACGCCGCGCGCGACCTCACGGCCGAGGCGACGACCTCGGTGGCTACCGGGCGCAGCATGGAGGAGATCGCCGCCGGGAAGGGCGGGCGGCGCACCTGGCGCTCCAACCGCTCGAAGCCGGCGGCCCCGGCCGGCGCCCCCGCGCGCGAAGCGCCCACCCTCCCGGACGCGTCCGCGTTGCGGCCGATGCTCGCCACCTCCGGAACGGAGGCGCCCGAAGGCGCGGGGTGGACCTTCGAGCCCAAGTACGACGGGATCCGGGTGCTGGCCTTCGCCACGCCGGACGCCGCGGTGCTGCTGACGCGCAACGGCAACGACAAGGCGCGGCAGTTCCCGGAGGCCGCGGAGGCGGCGCGCGCCCTCGCGGCGGAGGCGGAGCGCCCCGTGGTGCTGGACGGCGAGGTCGTGGCGGTCTCGGGAGGGCGGGCGGGACGCTTCGGGGAGCTGCAGGGGCGGATGCACCTGGAGGACGCGCGGGAGATCCGCCGCGGGGCGGAGGAGGCGCCGGTCTCGCTGGTCGCCTTCGACCTGCTGGTGGACGGCGACGAGGTGCTCCTGGCGGAGCCGTGGACGGAGCGCCGGGCCGCGCTGGAGGCGCTGCTCGGCGGGCGCGCCACGGAGCGGCTCTGGCTGGGCGAGACGGAGGCGGACCCCGACGCGCTGGCGCGGCGTGCCCGGGCGGAGGGGTGGGAGGGGATCGTGGCGAAGCGGACGGACGCAGCGTACGAGCCGGGGCGCCGCTCCTCCGCCTGGCGCAAGCTGAAGCTGGAGAACACGCAGGAGTTCGTGGTGGGCGGGTGGACGGAGCCGCGCAACACCCGGCAGCACATCGGGGCGCTGCTGCTGGGCTACTACGACCCCGCGGGGAAGCTGGTGTACGCGGGGCACACGGGGACGGGGCTCACCCGCGCCGGCCTGGCCGACATGGCGCGCCGGCTCCGCCCGCTGGAGCGGAAGACCCCGCCCTTCTCCAGCCGCCCGCAGACGAACCAGCCGGCGCACTGGGTGACGCCGCGCGTGGTGGTGGAGGTCCGCTTCAACGAATGGACGGCGGACGGCAAGCTCCGCCAGCCGGTCTTCCGCGGCGTCCGCGACGACAAGGACCCCAAGGAGGTGGTGCGGGAGCCCGTCGGCGGCGCTCCGGCTCCAGAGCCTCCCGCTTCGGCAAAGCAGAAGCGGCGGGGTCGCCGCGCGGCCGGCAGGGGCGCCGCGGACGTGGTGGAGCAGGTCGCCGCGGTCCGGGAGGGCGGGGGCGACGGGGTGCTGGAGCTGCCCGAGGGAAGGCTGGAGGTGTCCAGCCTGGGGAAGACGTTCTTCCCCCGTCCGAAACGGACGAAGGGGGACCTCCTGGACTACTACGCCCGGATGTCCGATCTTGTCCTCCCCGCCATGCAGGACCGGCCGCTGGTGCTCAGGCGCTTCCCCGACGGGATCCGGGGGGAAGCGTTCTACCAGCAGTCCGCCCCCGAATCGGTGCCCCCGGGGGTGCGGGTGGAGGCGCTGGTGAGCGAGGAGGGGGAGCCGCAGCGCCGCTTCGTGGGCGGGAACCTGGCGACGCTGCTCTACACCGTCCAGCTCGGGGCAGTCTCCTACGATCCCTGGCACTCGCGGGTGGGGCGGCTGGAGTTCGCGGACTACACCATCCTGGACCTGGACCCCGGGCCCGGCGCCGGTTTCCGCACGGTCGTGCAGGTGGCGCGCTGGATCCGGGAGGAGCTGGACGGCTTCGGGCTGCACGGCGCGCTGAAGACGTCGGGCTCGTCGGGGCTGCACGTCTACCTTCCTCTCCCTCCGAAGACGCCGCTGGAGGCCGCCACACTGGTGGCGCAGATCGTCGCGACGCGCGTGGCCGCCCTCCACCCGGAGGCCGCCACGGTCGAGCGGATGACGCGCCGCCGCCCGAAAGGCACCGTCTACGTGGACTACCTGCAGAACATCCTGGGAAAGACCGTCGCGGGGGTGTACGCGGTGCGCGCCAAGCCGGGCGCCACCGTCTCCACTCCGCTTCGCTGGGACGAGCTCACGGACGACCTGGACTTCCGGGCGTTCACCATCGACACCGTGCCGGAGCGCGTCGCCGAAGTGGGCGACCTGTGGGCGGAGGCCATGCGCCGCCCGAACAAGCTCGCCGGCCTGCTGAAGGGGAAGCGATGACTCGCCTGCTGCTGGGCGCAGACCGGTCCGCGGAGATCGCCGCCGCGGTGGACGCGGTGTGGGAGGAGGCGGAGCGCCGCCCCACCGCGCTGCTCGCCATCGCGGACGAGCCGCTGCGCGGTGAGGTGCGCCGGATCCTGGTGCGGGGATGGTTCACGGTGGTGGAGCCGCCGGAGGGGGAGCTTCGGCCCGCCGGGGAGGACCCGGCGGCCGGGGCGGTGCTGGCGGACCTGCGCACGCCGGCCGGCTGGGACGGGGTCCGCCGGCTCCGGCTGGACCCGCGGGCCGGGCGCATCCCCGTGGTGGGGCTGGTGTCGGCGCCGCGCGAGGCGGACCGCTCGCGGGCGCGGCAGCTCGGGGTCGCCTGCCTGGTGCCGGTGCCGTTTGCGCCGGAGGGGCTGCTGGCGGTCATGGAGCGGGTGACGGAGGGGCCGGCGCGGGACGACCGCGGATGATCGCCAGGATCGCGGTGCCAGAGGGTGTCTTCCGGGGGGGCGGTCTGCCCTTCCGGCTCACCGCCGCGCTGCGGAGGAGCCGATGAACCGTCCGCGTCCGAACGCCGGCTTCCCGCCGGCGGCCATCGAGGGGCTGGTGGATGCAATCTGGGAGGAGGCGACGCGCCGGCCCACGGTGGTGCTCGCCATCGTGGACGAGGCGCTGCGCACGGAGATCCGACGCAGGCTGCTGCGCTCGCTCTTCACTGTGGTGGAGCCGCCCGCGGGCGAGCTGCCGGTGGAGACGGCCGCGATGTTCCCGCCGGACGCGGCGGTGGTGGACGTGCGCGACCCACGCGACAACGGCTGGGCCGTGGTGCGGCGGCTGCGGGACGATCCGCGGACGGAGCGGGTGGGGGTGGTGGCGCTTGTGAACCAGCCGGAGGAGGCGGACCTGTGGTGGGCGCGCCGGCTCGCCGTGGGGCGGCTGCTGCGGGTGCCGTTCGAGGGCGACGACCTGCTGCGCGCGGTGGAGGGGGTGATGGTGGCGTAGGACGGGCGCGAATCCTCAACGCGGGTGGATCAGCCGGTCGTACTCGGCGTGAGAGCCGATCCAGAACCAGACCAGATCGGCGTCCTGCCGCACCGCCAGCGCCCGGTAGTGCAGCCCCACCCGGGCCGACCAGAACCGGCCGACTCTCTTGAAGTGAAGTGACGGATGCCGCTGGTCGCGCTTGAGCAGCTCCAAGCTCACGTCGGCACGCGCCGGACGTCCGGACGAAGCCCATCGGCTGCCCGCCAGAATCGTGGGCTGCCGCGATGCGTCACAGCCTACGTGTACGGTTGGCCCGCAGATCCTCGAGTGCCTCCTCCGCAAGAGCGTCGAGCCGTCCTGATGCGACATCCTGCTCGATCTGCCGGTCCCATGCGGCAGCGTCGAA
Proteins encoded in this region:
- the ligD gene encoding DNA ligase D codes for the protein MAGTRLAEYRRKRDFRRTPEPRGTGSPTGAKGLAFVVQKHAASHLHYDLRLEVDGVMKSWAVPRGPSLDPAVKRLAVEVEDHPMEYNAFEGTIPKGEYGGGTVMLWDRGTYAPDDLEAGEDPERAMRAGLRRGKLSVTFHGERLRGSWALVRTRRGDDEDGKPQWLLIKHEDPAADAARDLTAEATTSVATGRSMEEIAAGKGGRRTWRSNRSKPAAPAGAPAREAPTLPDASALRPMLATSGTEAPEGAGWTFEPKYDGIRVLAFATPDAAVLLTRNGNDKARQFPEAAEAARALAAEAERPVVLDGEVVAVSGGRAGRFGELQGRMHLEDAREIRRGAEEAPVSLVAFDLLVDGDEVLLAEPWTERRAALEALLGGRATERLWLGETEADPDALARRARAEGWEGIVAKRTDAAYEPGRRSSAWRKLKLENTQEFVVGGWTEPRNTRQHIGALLLGYYDPAGKLVYAGHTGTGLTRAGLADMARRLRPLERKTPPFSSRPQTNQPAHWVTPRVVVEVRFNEWTADGKLRQPVFRGVRDDKDPKEVVREPVGGAPAPEPPASAKQKRRGRRAAGRGAADVVEQVAAVREGGGDGVLELPEGRLEVSSLGKTFFPRPKRTKGDLLDYYARMSDLVLPAMQDRPLVLRRFPDGIRGEAFYQQSAPESVPPGVRVEALVSEEGEPQRRFVGGNLATLLYTVQLGAVSYDPWHSRVGRLEFADYTILDLDPGPGAGFRTVVQVARWIREELDGFGLHGALKTSGSSGLHVYLPLPPKTPLEAATLVAQIVATRVAALHPEAATVERMTRRRPKGTVYVDYLQNILGKTVAGVYAVRAKPGATVSTPLRWDELTDDLDFRAFTIDTVPERVAEVGDLWAEAMRRPNKLAGLLKGKR